The Terriglobia bacterium genome includes a window with the following:
- the bamD gene encoding outer membrane protein assembly factor BamD — protein MKRYALTICAIALLSVVTASPAFGVSREIIQMMQQLDTLQQTVQTLQNTVSTQTAILHTLLQQTSQDVSRMKSQMTDLEKNVEQNLAASSSKMDSMTSQVQALSSSLDQAQAQLTKLSEQLAQTQKEIQTLNAPPAVAPGTPGAPGSPQPGADGTPLAVPPGTTGSNQAAGAAPPNIPDPNSLFNSAMGSFNSGQYALAIQGFQEFLQYYGTTPRASSAQYYIGESYYNNGDYKHAVEAYDECVERYPNGDKTLAARLKKGYALLASGDKAAGIRELRALVEQNPKAHESELASQRLRRLGIIIRAGNQG, from the coding sequence GTGAAAAGGTATGCCCTGACTATATGCGCAATTGCTCTGCTGTCAGTGGTCACGGCTTCCCCGGCTTTTGGCGTAAGCCGTGAGATCATCCAGATGATGCAGCAGTTGGATACGCTGCAGCAAACCGTTCAGACCCTTCAAAATACGGTGAGTACGCAGACCGCGATCTTGCACACTTTGCTCCAGCAGACTTCCCAGGATGTCAGCCGAATGAAATCCCAGATGACTGACCTGGAGAAGAACGTTGAGCAGAACCTGGCGGCTTCGTCGTCCAAGATGGACTCGATGACCTCGCAGGTCCAGGCGCTCAGCTCGAGCCTTGACCAGGCCCAGGCGCAGCTCACCAAACTCAGCGAACAACTCGCGCAGACACAAAAAGAGATACAGACTTTGAACGCTCCTCCGGCCGTTGCACCGGGTACGCCCGGTGCTCCCGGCTCGCCGCAGCCGGGCGCCGATGGTACGCCTCTAGCCGTCCCGCCGGGTACCACCGGATCGAACCAGGCTGCCGGAGCAGCTCCCCCCAACATCCCTGATCCGAACTCGCTATTCAATTCGGCGATGGGCAGCTTCAACAGCGGGCAATATGCCCTCGCCATCCAGGGATTTCAGGAGTTTCTCCAGTACTACGGGACAACTCCGCGCGCTTCCAGCGCCCAGTATTACATTGGTGAGAGCTATTACAACAACGGAGATTACAAGCACGCGGTCGAGGCTTACGACGAATGTGTCGAGCGCTACCCCAACGGCGATAAAACGCTGGCGGCCCGGCTCAAGAAGGGATATGCTCTGCTGGCCAGCGGCGACAAAGCGGCTGGTATCCGCGAACTTCGTGCCTTGGTGGAACAGAATCCCAAGGCCCATGAATCGGAATTGGCGTCGCAACGCCTGCGGCGGTTGGGCATCATCATCCGCGCCGGAAACCAGGGATAG